One window of Bdellovibrio sp. GT3 genomic DNA carries:
- a CDS encoding diguanylate cyclase produces the protein MVNNDDSSDNLEKTSIVASDTFKGRLREADEVPPAILVLIGPPGYVGKQYPITASDITIGRSVESQVYIDDKSLSRSHAKFAVNGSEVSIIDLGSTNKTVVNGQTIPALASCLLKNNDQIKTGNVIFKFLEKGSLEAMSTSALYERAQKDALTGAHSKGALIEKGPEAMKRSEVLNEPLSLVTFDIDHFKKINDGYGHPGGDYVLKELCRIVIMKLIRANDFFARYGGEEFVLLLSGSNAKVAAEVGERIRHTIETSEFVFEGKKIAVTISVGVATKYAAETEWTQLYERADKALYQSKQGGRNMVTVAP, from the coding sequence ATAGTTGCGAGCGACACCTTCAAAGGAAGATTGCGTGAGGCTGATGAAGTGCCTCCGGCAATTTTGGTTTTGATCGGGCCTCCGGGTTACGTGGGTAAACAGTATCCGATCACGGCGAGCGATATCACAATCGGTCGTTCCGTCGAGAGTCAGGTTTACATCGATGATAAAAGTTTAAGTCGTTCCCATGCCAAGTTCGCAGTGAACGGAAGTGAGGTTTCGATCATTGATTTGGGCTCCACCAATAAAACAGTGGTTAACGGTCAAACGATTCCAGCATTGGCTTCCTGCCTTTTGAAAAACAATGATCAGATTAAAACTGGCAACGTTATTTTCAAGTTCCTTGAAAAAGGCAGCTTGGAAGCGATGAGTACTTCCGCTTTGTACGAGCGTGCGCAAAAAGATGCGCTGACTGGTGCGCATTCCAAAGGGGCCTTGATTGAAAAAGGACCTGAGGCGATGAAGCGTTCTGAAGTTTTGAACGAGCCATTAAGTCTGGTTACTTTTGATATCGATCATTTCAAAAAAATCAACGACGGTTACGGACATCCGGGCGGCGATTACGTTCTGAAGGAACTTTGCCGTATCGTGATTATGAAACTGATTCGTGCGAATGACTTCTTTGCCCGCTACGGTGGGGAGGAATTCGTTCTGCTGCTTTCCGGCTCCAATGCCAAGGTGGCAGCTGAGGTTGGTGAACGTATTCGTCACACAATCGAAACCAGCGAGTTTGTCTTTGAAGGCAAGAAAATTGCTGTCACGATCTCTGTCGGTGTTGCGACAAAATATGCAGCAGAAACAGAGTGGACTCAGTTGTACGAACGTGCCGATAAAGCCTTGTATCAATCAAAACAAGGTGGCCGAAACATGGTCACAGTTGCTCCATAA
- a CDS encoding DUF1993 domain-containing protein: protein MLYEITVPYFIKTLHNLENVLEKGAKFAESKKIDMDVLLNSRLAPDQFPLARQIQIACDTAKLAAFRLTEKTAPTHPDTEITYADFQERIKGTIRYLESLSAADFKDSESKKITTPRWEGQWVTGAEFVSHHALPNLYFHVTTAYSILRHNGVEVGKKDYLGPMPFKK from the coding sequence ATGCTTTACGAAATCACAGTCCCGTATTTTATTAAAACACTTCACAATTTGGAAAACGTTCTGGAAAAAGGCGCGAAGTTTGCCGAGTCGAAAAAAATCGATATGGATGTTCTATTGAACTCTCGTTTGGCTCCGGATCAATTTCCTTTGGCTCGCCAAATTCAAATTGCCTGCGATACTGCCAAGCTTGCGGCTTTCCGTTTAACTGAAAAAACAGCACCAACACATCCTGACACTGAAATAACTTATGCTGATTTTCAGGAAAGAATCAAAGGCACAATTCGATATTTGGAATCTTTGTCTGCGGCTGATTTTAAAGATTCTGAATCAAAAAAGATCACGACTCCCCGTTGGGAAGGTCAGTGGGTGACCGGAGCAGAGTTCGTTTCTCATCACGCTTTGCCAAATCTTTATTTCCACGTAACAACAGCTTACTCAATCCTTCGTCACAATGGTGTTGAAGTGGGTAAGAAAGATTACCTGGGGCCGATGCCTTTTAAAAAGTAG
- a CDS encoding serine/threonine protein kinase, with product MKTPKRIGPYQIIHRIAEGGMAEVHLGKSESRFGVSKLVAIKTTLPDSTNAEMFKEMFFKEIRVSANLNHQNIVKIYDFGESENRAFMVMEYIHGVTLRDLLSYHRDKEEPLNTQFVLYIVHQVALALAYAYQSVDPQTGSQLRLIHRDISPHNILISFEGEVKIIDFGIAKGNAEESHTQVGQMKGKVAYMSPEQVNGEPLDNRTDIFSLGIVFWEMLANARFFGGATVGEVKQTIRLYDVENLPTAIIKDRSAELLNVLPTMLHHNPRSRAEDAGEVARQIGTLLSTKHPDFSALALADYLKEVFAVTYKDTLEKIRQFVIEDDKTMTINTTTTAEEVLSLLTQKTITDPQLVLKNARVPTPPQHKLPGMTIERATKKNPQISFDGFSKKLSEGPAFNNFVSVAVAVAFLWTAVLMIGQETTETAPPKIVAQVPVLTPIQPRRVAPQPVLPAPPSPFKKPPTYRTGQKKVVKKNRLPSSTKPVGKKNHPQQRNYRK from the coding sequence ATGAAGACACCTAAAAGAATCGGCCCATATCAAATCATACATCGTATCGCCGAAGGCGGTATGGCCGAAGTTCATTTGGGAAAATCAGAGTCACGATTCGGTGTCAGCAAACTTGTGGCAATTAAAACCACACTGCCTGATTCAACCAATGCCGAGATGTTCAAAGAAATGTTTTTCAAAGAGATTCGCGTCAGTGCGAATCTGAATCACCAGAATATCGTAAAGATCTATGATTTCGGTGAATCTGAGAATCGTGCCTTCATGGTGATGGAATACATCCATGGAGTGACGCTAAGGGATTTGCTTTCCTATCACCGCGATAAGGAAGAGCCACTTAACACGCAGTTTGTCCTTTATATAGTTCATCAGGTGGCATTGGCCCTGGCCTACGCTTATCAGTCGGTGGATCCCCAAACAGGCTCACAGCTTCGCCTGATTCATCGGGACATTAGCCCCCACAATATTTTGATTTCCTTCGAGGGCGAGGTGAAGATCATCGACTTTGGAATTGCCAAAGGCAATGCCGAGGAATCACACACGCAGGTCGGTCAAATGAAGGGCAAAGTCGCTTACATGAGCCCTGAGCAGGTGAACGGCGAACCTCTGGATAACCGCACTGACATTTTCTCTTTGGGAATTGTATTTTGGGAAATGCTGGCCAACGCGCGCTTTTTCGGAGGTGCGACGGTTGGTGAAGTGAAGCAGACCATCCGATTGTATGACGTCGAAAATCTCCCCACAGCCATTATCAAAGATCGCAGTGCGGAGCTGTTAAATGTTTTGCCAACCATGCTTCATCATAATCCACGCTCCCGCGCAGAGGATGCCGGAGAAGTGGCCCGTCAGATCGGAACACTTCTATCCACGAAGCATCCGGATTTTTCCGCTCTGGCTTTGGCGGACTACTTGAAAGAAGTTTTCGCAGTGACCTACAAAGACACTCTGGAAAAGATCCGTCAGTTCGTCATCGAGGACGACAAAACCATGACGATCAATACAACCACCACTGCCGAAGAAGTGTTGTCGTTGTTAACTCAGAAAACTATCACCGACCCGCAACTGGTCTTAAAAAATGCCCGCGTGCCGACTCCTCCCCAGCACAAACTGCCGGGAATGACGATCGAGAGAGCAACAAAAAAGAATCCCCAGATTTCCTTCGATGGATTTTCCAAGAAGCTTTCTGAGGGACCCGCTTTTAATAACTTTGTGAGTGTGGCGGTTGCTGTCGCATTCCTTTGGACAGCCGTGCTGATGATTGGACAAGAAACCACAGAAACCGCACCACCAAAAATCGTGGCGCAAGTGCCCGTGTTAACACCAATTCAACCGCGCAGAGTTGCGCCACAGCCTGTGCTGCCAGCGCCACCAAGTCCTTTTAAGAAGCCACCGACTTACAGAACGGGACAAAAGAAAGTCGTAAAGAAAAACCGACTCCCGTCTTCAACAAAACCGGTTGGCAAAAAAAACCATCCGCAACAACGTAATTATCGAAAATAA
- a CDS encoding TIGR02147 family protein, with the protein MQNQTITEFMMNKFEELRRTNRRISLRMVAYKIGITPGRLSELIRGKRPLSEFYFEKISTGLGLNQDERQQLRSYISVTSRRFSSDRVVGVKSNAIMGGWEEYAILNLLRISNGNDDVNWISERLALPLEAVEQALANLEKMELVRQEERGLEIVHRRLITSYECAGEEGRTHYKKYLEKASQAMDLEMNSSYTGVTLTINPQQIPVAERMIERFRGRILRLLQQGTQSEVYSLNIQMFPLSVSKDVAKSSSGANLHQVPRVELDKV; encoded by the coding sequence ATGCAAAACCAGACTATTACAGAATTCATGATGAACAAATTTGAAGAACTACGTAGAACCAATAGACGCATTTCTTTGCGTATGGTTGCGTATAAAATCGGCATCACTCCGGGCCGATTGAGTGAATTGATTCGCGGTAAGCGACCTTTGTCAGAGTTCTACTTTGAAAAGATCTCGACAGGATTGGGCTTGAATCAGGATGAACGCCAACAGTTGAGATCCTATATTTCTGTAACCTCCCGTCGCTTCAGTTCTGACCGTGTAGTTGGTGTGAAGAGCAATGCCATCATGGGCGGCTGGGAAGAATACGCTATTTTGAATCTGCTAAGAATTTCCAATGGCAACGATGATGTAAACTGGATTTCTGAGCGTCTGGCATTGCCGCTAGAGGCAGTGGAGCAAGCCCTGGCTAACTTGGAAAAGATGGAATTGGTCCGTCAGGAAGAGCGTGGTTTGGAAATTGTTCATCGTCGCTTGATCACATCTTATGAGTGCGCTGGCGAAGAGGGTCGTACACACTATAAAAAATACCTTGAAAAGGCCAGTCAGGCGATGGACCTGGAGATGAACTCCAGTTACACAGGGGTAACTCTGACTATCAATCCTCAGCAAATCCCAGTGGCAGAGCGTATGATTGAGCGCTTTCGCGGCAGAATCCTGCGTCTATTGCAGCAGGGAACCCAGAGCGAAGTTTACTCCCTGAACATTCAAATGTTCCCATTGTCCGTATCCAAAGACGTTGCGAAATCGTCATCTGGAGCGAATCTGCATCAGGTGCCGCGCGTCGAACTTGATAAAGTTTAA
- a CDS encoding DUF4423 domain-containing protein produces the protein MTLNKFLSAKLEEMQKKNARFSMRALAQKAGISPGRLNEIFHERRPLSDHYSNKISYGLNLTQEEQAVLSGFVSVRAKRMTSQKVLEEQEMRLVTSWEPYAILNLMKTDDFDSSTPWMAKRLALSEEKIDECLQLLESLKIIKKKNDRWLRVPEQFTTTTDIPRSVIVEGHAANLRKTTEVLYSVPPTKRNFTTITMPINVEKFEEAKQVITQFRRKLCLLLEDGPKTQVYNLSIQLYPLTDVSESQSETLWHQSGDITES, from the coding sequence ATGACTTTAAACAAGTTTTTGAGCGCCAAACTAGAAGAGATGCAAAAGAAGAACGCCCGTTTTTCAATGCGTGCTCTCGCGCAAAAAGCAGGTATCTCTCCCGGTCGTTTGAACGAGATCTTTCACGAACGCCGTCCTTTAAGTGATCACTACTCCAATAAAATTTCTTATGGTTTAAATCTGACTCAGGAAGAACAGGCTGTTTTATCCGGGTTTGTCAGCGTTCGTGCCAAACGGATGACGTCACAAAAGGTTTTGGAAGAGCAGGAAATGCGCTTGGTTACCAGCTGGGAACCCTATGCGATTTTGAACCTGATGAAGACCGATGACTTCGACAGCTCCACACCTTGGATGGCAAAGCGCCTGGCATTGTCGGAAGAAAAGATCGATGAATGTCTTCAGCTTCTGGAATCTTTGAAAATCATCAAAAAGAAAAATGACCGATGGCTGCGTGTGCCTGAACAGTTCACTACAACCACAGATATTCCAAGATCCGTAATCGTGGAAGGGCATGCTGCAAATTTGCGAAAAACAACGGAAGTGCTGTATTCAGTGCCGCCGACAAAGCGCAATTTTACAACCATCACGATGCCCATTAACGTGGAGAAGTTTGAGGAAGCGAAGCAAGTGATCACACAGTTCCGCCGCAAGCTTTGCCTGTTGTTGGAAGATGGTCCGAAAACTCAGGTGTACAATCTATCCATTCAATTATATCCCCTGACTGACGTCAGCGAGTCTCAATCTGAAACTCTCTGGCATCAGTCAGGGGATATAACTGAGTCGTGA
- a CDS encoding beta strand repeat-containing protein, with the protein MFMFTSMLVFGVANATPSTFSYQGRITAASGGSPGFTMASFSFSIMVDKAGGNNPNCTIYREQKDLVPVSTDGLFDVAIGEGTSNYPNGSAKVTDYMNNAATVSCLEGGSHLVSSSDKRFLDVHFAADGTGSWNHITPAAEIRSVPYATNSLTAERLGGLVATDYVRRTELDTCGVGEFLAYNGSVFSCDTPAGSGATDSSYTLKGLVQFLTDAATSGIVVSGGVARVNFGTGANQIVKLDGTGKLPAVDGSALTNIVAASATTATTATTATTAGSATNFTGSLAGDVSGTQSATVVDKVKGYPVVTTGVADGKVLKYSSGNLVFADDDSGSTVVDSSYAAKGIVRFNTDAATSGVSVVAGVATVNTGTGANQIVKLNGTGQLPAVDGSLLTNLPTPTSVANFSGSLVGDVTGTQGATVVEGIRGKTVDMAGVATGKVLKYDTAAGGKWVLGDDNTGGTPADATTSSKGIMQVGSGLSVAAGVVSVDASGLAVDPANFSSAVPVSKGGTGATTLTTGQLLIGNGTGAISSLACTTGQTISFNASGVASCVAATTTATDLTTITGTGIVQRTGAGTYAALGTAAPLNVTGTDLGLSYGAGLTLSTGTLVVDSGTTAGKVVVLDGSARLPAVDGSLLTNLPVPTSVTNFSGSLVGDVTGTQGATVVEGIRGKTVDMTGVATGKVLKYDTAAGGKWVLGDDNTGGAPGVASYSATGLVQFDTNAATSGVIVNGSGVAKINFGTGADQIVKLDGTSKLPAVDGSQLTNLPFPTSVANFSGNLVGDVSGTQAATVVDKIKGVPVVTTGIADGKILKYQSGNWVMADDATGGSPVDASYSAKGIVQFATDANTSGISVTGGVATVNTGTSANQIVKIGSDGKLPALDGSNLTGIVASSLASTLAISGGGTGATTKTAAFDALSPLTTGGDIVTHDGTNNVRMARGTNGQVLSSTATGLQWINAPATGVTSVSGTSPVQVATGTTTPVISVDVATTTTTGIVQIGSGLSVTAGGVVSVNASGLAVDPANLSSAVPINKGGTGQTTAADGFAALSPLAAKGDLITRSATAPMVLSVGTNGQVLVADSAETSGMRWGSNVATELTGLVSTGIVQRTGAGTYTTLGVSSPLAVSGSNIVLNTVPIASGGTGATTKAAAYDALSPLTTGGDLVTHDGTNNVRIARGTNGQILSSTATGLQWINAPTGSITDVTGTAPISVTGTTTKAITISAATTGALGAVQVGSGLSVTAGGVVSVDAANLAVDPANLTAVVPITKGGTGAATALGGFNALSPMTTKGDLVTKDASNVTVRLPAGSANDVLTVHTDGTLKWAAPAAGGVTSVSGTSPVVVTGTTTPVISVNDATAAAKGIMQVGSGLSVTSGTVSVNWSANTGLTANRMVATNGSGGLSAYSCATGQYVTFNGSGDVVCNSLPLLNGGNSYAAAATVGTNDAYGVNIETNNATRVAVTSTGNVTVNAPTSGDALAVEGSIRGKSYANGAASAVDWSRGNTQSITNNCASQITFSNMIDGGVYTLAVTGTFGTNICRFGQTSPDTLSGTAGSGAFYFLPAAAAPSGANAVYSFMRIGGVVYVNWSSGYAQ; encoded by the coding sequence ATGTTTATGTTCACTTCTATGCTCGTGTTCGGCGTAGCAAATGCAACTCCTTCCACATTTTCCTATCAAGGCCGTATCACAGCCGCGTCGGGTGGAAGTCCAGGTTTTACCATGGCATCATTCAGCTTTTCCATCATGGTGGATAAAGCTGGTGGTAATAATCCAAACTGTACAATCTATCGTGAACAAAAAGATCTGGTGCCCGTTTCTACTGATGGTTTATTTGATGTCGCTATTGGCGAAGGCACGTCCAACTATCCGAATGGATCTGCAAAAGTAACTGATTACATGAACAATGCCGCAACGGTGAGCTGTCTTGAAGGCGGAAGTCATCTGGTTTCCTCCAGCGATAAGCGCTTCCTGGATGTTCACTTTGCAGCAGATGGCACGGGATCGTGGAATCATATCACTCCGGCAGCTGAAATTCGTTCGGTGCCATACGCTACGAATTCTTTGACAGCTGAACGCCTGGGCGGGTTGGTTGCCACTGATTACGTCAGAAGAACAGAATTGGACACCTGTGGTGTTGGCGAGTTCCTGGCATACAATGGATCAGTATTCAGTTGCGACACTCCGGCAGGTAGCGGGGCCACTGATTCTTCTTATACTCTTAAGGGGCTGGTGCAGTTTCTGACGGATGCGGCGACTTCAGGTATCGTGGTTTCCGGTGGAGTAGCGCGTGTTAACTTCGGTACGGGTGCAAATCAAATCGTTAAACTTGATGGCACTGGCAAACTTCCTGCGGTGGATGGTTCAGCTTTGACGAATATCGTTGCGGCAAGTGCGACGACAGCAACAACGGCCACAACGGCTACGACTGCCGGTTCTGCGACAAATTTCACGGGCTCATTGGCGGGTGATGTTTCAGGAACTCAATCTGCAACTGTTGTGGATAAAGTAAAAGGCTATCCGGTTGTAACGACGGGCGTGGCCGATGGTAAAGTTCTTAAGTATTCCAGTGGTAATCTGGTTTTTGCTGATGATGATTCCGGTTCAACGGTAGTGGATTCGTCGTATGCAGCAAAAGGTATCGTGCGCTTTAATACGGATGCTGCAACTTCAGGAGTTTCAGTTGTTGCGGGTGTGGCTACCGTTAATACCGGCACAGGTGCCAATCAAATCGTAAAACTAAACGGAACTGGCCAATTGCCAGCAGTGGATGGTTCTCTTTTAACGAATCTTCCAACGCCAACATCTGTTGCGAATTTCTCGGGTTCTTTGGTTGGTGATGTAACGGGTACTCAAGGTGCGACAGTTGTTGAAGGTATCAGAGGTAAAACTGTTGATATGGCAGGTGTCGCAACAGGCAAAGTGTTGAAGTACGACACGGCTGCTGGCGGCAAATGGGTTTTGGGTGACGATAATACTGGTGGTACACCGGCTGATGCGACGACTTCGTCCAAAGGTATCATGCAGGTGGGTTCGGGCCTTTCTGTGGCAGCGGGTGTGGTAAGTGTGGATGCCTCTGGCCTTGCGGTGGATCCAGCGAACTTCTCCAGTGCAGTTCCAGTCAGCAAAGGCGGTACTGGTGCAACTACGCTGACGACAGGTCAACTCCTGATCGGCAATGGAACCGGAGCCATTTCCTCCCTGGCATGTACAACGGGCCAAACTATTTCATTTAATGCTTCTGGAGTTGCAAGCTGTGTCGCTGCAACTACAACAGCTACTGATTTAACTACAATTACTGGTACGGGAATCGTGCAAAGAACGGGTGCTGGTACTTACGCTGCACTTGGCACTGCAGCTCCATTAAACGTAACTGGTACTGACCTGGGTCTTTCTTATGGCGCTGGTTTGACATTAAGTACTGGTACTTTGGTTGTTGATTCAGGCACGACGGCCGGCAAAGTTGTGGTTCTGGATGGATCTGCAAGATTGCCAGCAGTGGATGGTTCACTATTGACGAATCTTCCGGTTCCAACTTCAGTGACAAACTTCTCTGGCTCTTTGGTTGGCGATGTCACTGGTACTCAAGGTGCAACAGTTGTTGAAGGTATCAGAGGTAAAACTGTTGATATGACGGGTGTCGCAACTGGTAAGGTGTTGAAATACGACACGGCTGCTGGTGGCAAATGGGTTTTGGGTGACGATAACACTGGTGGTGCACCAGGTGTTGCATCTTATTCAGCGACAGGCCTTGTGCAGTTTGATACCAATGCCGCCACTTCAGGCGTGATTGTGAATGGTTCCGGTGTTGCGAAAATTAACTTCGGTACAGGTGCTGATCAAATCGTAAAATTGGATGGCACCAGCAAATTGCCAGCAGTGGATGGTTCGCAATTGACGAACCTTCCGTTTCCGACTTCAGTGGCAAATTTCTCGGGGAATCTTGTTGGCGATGTCAGCGGAACTCAAGCTGCGACGGTAGTGGATAAAATCAAAGGTGTGCCAGTAGTTACTACGGGTATTGCTGATGGTAAAATTTTGAAATATCAATCAGGCAACTGGGTTATGGCAGATGATGCTACAGGTGGTTCGCCAGTTGATGCTTCTTATTCTGCAAAAGGTATCGTGCAATTTGCCACTGATGCGAATACTTCAGGTATCTCCGTTACTGGTGGCGTTGCAACCGTAAATACAGGTACTTCTGCAAATCAAATTGTGAAAATTGGTTCTGATGGCAAGCTGCCAGCTCTTGATGGTTCGAATTTAACTGGTATCGTCGCTTCATCGTTGGCAAGTACATTAGCAATTTCTGGTGGTGGTACTGGCGCAACAACTAAAACTGCGGCATTCGATGCACTATCTCCGTTGACGACGGGTGGTGATATCGTAACTCACGATGGCACTAATAATGTGCGTATGGCTCGTGGTACAAATGGTCAGGTTCTTTCTTCCACGGCGACAGGCTTGCAATGGATCAATGCTCCAGCAACCGGTGTTACAAGTGTTTCTGGTACATCTCCAGTTCAGGTCGCAACCGGTACAACGACGCCGGTAATTTCCGTGGACGTGGCAACTACGACAACGACAGGTATTGTGCAAATCGGTTCGGGTCTTTCAGTTACTGCAGGTGGTGTGGTGAGCGTTAATGCTTCCGGCCTGGCAGTGGATCCTGCAAACTTATCAAGTGCAGTTCCAATCAATAAAGGTGGTACCGGTCAGACGACAGCTGCAGATGGTTTCGCAGCCCTTTCTCCATTGGCGGCTAAAGGTGACCTTATCACTCGCAGTGCGACAGCTCCAATGGTGTTGAGTGTCGGCACCAATGGACAAGTTCTTGTGGCTGATAGTGCGGAAACAAGTGGTATGCGTTGGGGTTCCAACGTGGCAACTGAGCTGACTGGTTTGGTTTCCACTGGCATCGTGCAAAGAACAGGTGCGGGCACTTATACGACTTTGGGTGTTTCGTCTCCTTTGGCAGTTTCAGGTTCAAATATCGTGTTGAACACAGTTCCAATCGCAAGCGGTGGTACAGGTGCTACAACTAAAGCAGCTGCCTACGACGCTTTGTCGCCACTAACAACTGGTGGTGACCTGGTCACTCACGATGGCACCAACAATGTTCGCATCGCTCGTGGTACAAATGGTCAAATCCTTTCATCCACGGCGACGGGTCTTCAGTGGATCAATGCTCCAACAGGCAGTATCACTGATGTGACGGGTACTGCTCCGATTTCAGTGACCGGTACAACGACAAAAGCCATTACAATCAGTGCTGCAACGACGGGTGCACTGGGTGCGGTACAAGTTGGTTCCGGACTTTCAGTAACTGCAGGTGGTGTAGTGAGTGTTGATGCTGCCAATCTGGCGGTGGATCCGGCAAATCTGACAGCAGTGGTTCCTATCACTAAAGGTGGTACCGGTGCTGCGACAGCATTGGGTGGATTCAATGCACTTTCGCCAATGACGACAAAAGGTGACCTGGTCACTAAAGATGCTTCGAATGTCACTGTGCGCTTGCCAGCGGGTTCAGCAAATGACGTTTTGACAGTGCACACTGACGGTACTCTAAAATGGGCTGCTCCAGCGGCCGGCGGTGTAACTAGCGTGTCTGGCACTTCCCCAGTGGTTGTAACAGGTACGACGACTCCAGTGATTTCAGTTAATGATGCAACTGCCGCTGCCAAAGGTATTATGCAGGTGGGTTCCGGTTTATCAGTCACTTCCGGTACGGTCAGTGTTAACTGGTCGGCGAATACAGGTCTGACTGCGAACCGCATGGTTGCAACCAATGGTTCTGGTGGTCTTTCTGCTTATAGTTGTGCCACGGGTCAGTATGTTACTTTCAATGGTTCCGGAGATGTTGTTTGTAACAGTTTGCCGCTTCTAAATGGTGGTAACTCATATGCTGCTGCTGCAACTGTAGGTACTAACGACGCTTATGGTGTGAATATCGAAACGAACAATGCCACTCGTGTTGCGGTAACCAGCACGGGTAACGTAACTGTGAACGCGCCGACTTCCGGTGATGCTTTGGCAGTTGAGGGTTCGATTCGCGGTAAAAGCTATGCGAATGGCGCGGCTTCTGCGGTCGATTGGTCTAGAGGTAACACACAATCTATCACCAACAACTGTGCTTCGCAAATCACGTTCTCGAACATGATCGATGGCGGTGTTTATACTTTGGCGGTTACAGGTACTTTCGGAACTAATATTTGCCGCTTCGGTCAAACGTCACCGGATACTTTGTCTGGTACTGCCGGCTCGGGTGCCTTCTACTTCTTGCCTGCAGCAGCTGCGCCATCAGGTGCAAATGCAGTTTATTCCTTCATGCGAATTGGCGGCGTGGTTTACGTGAATTGGAGCAGTGGATACGCGCAGTAG
- a CDS encoding RNA polymerase sigma factor, with the protein MQKDLIGISDLELVEKVKSGDRRFFSELVKRHQRSVLRLSLRFMKDMDAAEDVTQEAFIKAYEKLNSFEGRASFKSWLFQIAVNTARNKLREFKRDTVDFENVNLAVDAEAENTLVHTAVADILQKEVDKLPMKQKTALVLRVYEDLSFNEIADIMECPYDTAKANYRHALLKLRQTFEEQEDLKRWNEDVGGFFQTYAEAEG; encoded by the coding sequence ATGCAGAAAGATCTAATTGGAATATCGGATCTTGAACTGGTGGAAAAAGTTAAATCTGGTGACAGACGCTTTTTCTCCGAACTCGTGAAACGACATCAAAGAAGTGTGCTGCGCTTGAGTTTAAGATTCATGAAGGACATGGACGCCGCAGAGGACGTTACTCAGGAAGCTTTCATCAAAGCTTACGAGAAACTGAATTCCTTTGAGGGGCGCGCTTCCTTCAAAAGCTGGTTGTTCCAGATTGCCGTGAACACAGCTCGTAACAAGCTTCGCGAATTCAAAAGAGACACTGTCGATTTTGAAAACGTGAATTTGGCAGTGGACGCGGAGGCTGAAAACACTCTCGTTCACACGGCGGTGGCTGACATCCTTCAAAAAGAAGTAGACAAGCTGCCAATGAAACAAAAAACAGCTTTGGTTCTGCGCGTGTACGAGGATCTTAGCTTTAACGAAATTGCTGATATCATGGAGTGTCCATACGATACAGCCAAGGCAAACTACCGCCACGCCTTGTTGAAGTTGCGCCAGACTTTTGAGGAACAAGAAGACCTGAAAAGATGGAATGAAGATGTTGGTGGTTTTTTCCAAACTTATGCTGAAGCAGAAGGATAA